The proteins below are encoded in one region of Phyllopteryx taeniolatus isolate TA_2022b chromosome 11, UOR_Ptae_1.2, whole genome shotgun sequence:
- the LOC133485662 gene encoding lysosomal cholesterol signaling protein-like isoform X2, whose translation MRRLKCVNGAHFRTLAPPFASVHHRGVPLPSTAAPAVAMETAGSYVLIHGRNLSHSSPTSPGAAAAGPHMSIDKLFPALLECFGIILCGYIAGRADVITENQAKGLGNFVSKFALPALLFKNMVLLEFGHVVWSFLWSVLVAKVAVFTLVCVLTLMVASPENRYGKAGLYAIFATQSNDFALGYPIVDALYRSTYPEYLQYIYLVAPVSLMLLNPVGFALCEAQRWRRRNDHRGERSTARVPAVVALQVFKNPIVFMVVVGIASHFALGQKIPDVLSQFIDGLANSFGGAALFYLGLTMVGQLRKLTRDAGVALILLITAKLLLMPLFCKDMMDILDVGVNSTSANHTSLSNFAFLYGVFPSAPSVAIYAGHYGMELEVVTSGMVIGTLLSAPIVYVSAWLLTIPLMDPAPLVAELQNVSFDISVVCLPALVWTIAVMLLSGKFKRLPHLFALNLFLAQFLVCVSMILWKFLAREEDNVAGKMLAFALLYGSLYSTYLWTGLIPLCLALTSRDDLLRLRPAIFLILGWGVPFFMVGGLLLVGQRTDSIDSAFFYSKAQIISTAAVLAVSLALAAVSLMGLSQGDRREQRGYHVLSLAALPASSEEQLRTPAGVEDPLQQQQEQQQQQEQLAELSPSACSINSDLHTPPPLRCMPDMITSTQRNHGHGQQQQRSWSSSEHLPNLTAPERRQAADDKQTVRHVLLCLLLIVSLLANLSSCLWWLLNKDPGRLYLELQFFCAVANYGQGFLSFGIFGLDRHLIIVPFKRRLSALWRGRDADRNGPAGGAREEVRLTCTQFVRYHEEHCVQGLLHLRSASGESASASAGESLL comes from the exons ATGCGCCGCCTGAAGTGCGTTAACGGAGCTCATTTCCGAACCCTAGCTCCGCCGTTTGCCTCCGTCCACCACCGGGGTGTTCCTCTGCCTTCCACAGCAGCCCCGGCCGTCGCCATGGAGACAGCCGGCAGCTACGTGCTCATCCACGGGAGAAACCTCTCCCATAGCTCCCCGACGAGCCCCGGTGCTGCTGCTGCCGGGCCTCATATGTCCATCGACAAGCTGTTCCCAGCCCTGCTCGAGTGCTTCGGCATCATCCTGTGTGGATACATAGCTGGCAG GGCGGACGTGATCACGGAGAACCAGGCGAAGGGTCTGGGCAACTTTGTGTCCAAATTTGCTCTCCCGGCCCTACTGTTCAAAAACATGGTGCTGCTGGAGTTCGGCCACGTCGTCTGGTCCTTCCTATGGAGCGTCCTGGTCGCCAAG gtgGCTGTGTTCACGCTAGTGTGTGTGCTCACGCTAATGGTTGCCAGTCCGGAAAACAGGTACGGCAAAGCCGGCCTGTACGCCATCTTTGCCACGCAAAGCAACGACTTCGCCTTGGGCTATCCCATAG TGGATGCTTTGTATCGGAGCACGTACCCGGAGTACCTGCAGTACATCTACCTGGTGGCCCCCGTGTCGCTCATGCTGCTCAATCCCGTCGGCTTTGCTCTGTGCGAGGCGCAGAGGTGGAGGAGGCGGAACGACCACCGCGGGGAGCGAAGCACGGCCCGAGTGCCGGCGGTCGTCGCGCTACAG GTGTTCAAGAACCCGATCGTGTTCATGGTGGTCGTGGGCATCGCCTCGCACTTTGCGCTGGGCCAGAAAATTCCCGACGTACTGTCCCAGTTCATCGACGGCCTGGCCAACTCTTTCGGAGGGGCGGCTTTGTTCTACCTGGGCCTCACCATG GTTGGTCAGCTGAGGAAACTGACGCGAGACGCCGGCGTCGCGTTGATTCTCCTCATCACTGCCAAACT TCTGCTGATGCCGTTGTTCTGCAAGGACATGATGGACATTTTGGACGTGGGTGTCAACAGCACCAGCGCCAACCACACCAGCTTGTCCAACTTTGCCTTCCTCTACGGCGTCTTCCCGAGCGCGCCCAGCGTGGCCATCTACGCCGGCCACTACGGCatggagctggaggtg GTGACTTCGGGCATGGTCATCGGCACGCTCCTCTCGGCGCCCATCGTGTACGTCTCGGCCTGGCTGCTGACCATCCCGCTGATGGACCCGGCGCCTCTGGTGGCCGAGCTTCAGAACGTCAGCTTCGACATCAGCGTCGTCTGCCTGCCGGCGCTG GTTTGGACAATCGCTGTGATGCTGCTCAGCGGGAAGTTCAAGCGGCTTCCTCACCTCTTTGCCTTAAATCTCTTCCTGGCTCAG TTCCTGGTGTGCGTGAGCATGATCCTGTGGAAGTTCCTGGCCCGAGAAGAGGATAATGTGGCGGGCAAAATGCTGGCGTTCGCGCTGCTCTACGGCTCTCTGTACAGCACGTACCTTTGGACGG GTTTAATCCCGCTGTGCTTGGCTCTGACCAGCAGAGACGATCTGCTCAGGCTTCGGCCGGCCATTTTCCTGATTCTGGGTTGGGG GGTTCCTTTCTTTATGGTGGGAGGTCTTTTGTTAGTCGGCCAGAGGACCGACTCCATTGACTCTGCCTTCTTCTACAGCAAAGCTCAG ATTATCAGCACAGCGGCGGTGCTGGCAGTCAGCCTGGCGCTGGCTGCCGTTTCTCTGATGGGCCTCAGCCAGGGAGACCGGCGGGAGCAGAGGGGCTACCACGTCCTGAGCCTTGCGGCGCTACCCGCCTCCAGTGAGGAGCAGCTGAGGACCCCTGCCGGTGTGGAAGACccactacaacaacaacaagaacaacaacaacaacaagagcaGTTAGCGGAACTTTCACCTTCTGCGTGCAGTATTAACTCCG ACCTCCACACGCCTCCTCCGCTCCGGTGCATGCCGGATATGATCACCAGCACGCAGAGAAACCATG GCCacgggcagcagcagcagcggagtTGGTCCTCTTCAGAACACCTGCCGAATCTAACAGCACCTGAGCGCCGACAAGCCGCAGATGACAAGCAGACCGTCAGACACGTTCTGCTCTGTCTCCTGCTTATTGTCAGCCTCTTAGCG aACCTGTCGAGCTGCCTGTGGTGGTTGTTGAACAAAGACCCCGGCCGTCTGTACTTGGAGCTTCAGTTCTTCTGCGCCGTGGCTAACTACGGCCAAGGCTTCCTGTCCTTCGGGATCTTCGGCCTGGACCGCCACCTCATCATCGTGCCCTTCAAGAGGAG GTTGTCGGCGTTGTGGCGGGGACGAGATGCGGACCGTAACGGTCCGGCGGGAGGAGCTCGCGAGGAGGTCCGGCTCACCTGCACGCAGTTTGTGCGCTACCACGAAGAGCACTGCGTGCAAGGGCTGCTCCATCTGCGCAG TGCCTCAGGAGAGAGCGCGAGCGCTTCAGCCGGTGAATCGTTGCTGTGA
- the LOC133485662 gene encoding lysosomal cholesterol signaling protein-like isoform X1, whose protein sequence is MRRLKCVNGAHFRTLAPPFASVHHRGVPLPSTAAPAVAMETAGSYVLIHGRNLSHSSPTSPGAAAAGPHMSIDKLFPALLECFGIILCGYIAGRADVITENQAKGLGNFVSKFALPALLFKNMVLLEFGHVVWSFLWSVLVAKVAVFTLVCVLTLMVASPENRYGKAGLYAIFATQSNDFALGYPIVDALYRSTYPEYLQYIYLVAPVSLMLLNPVGFALCEAQRWRRRNDHRGERSTARVPAVVALQVFKNPIVFMVVVGIASHFALGQKIPDVLSQFIDGLANSFGGAALFYLGLTMVGQLRKLTRDAGVALILLITAKLLLMPLFCKDMMDILDVGVNSTSANHTSLSNFAFLYGVFPSAPSVAIYAGHYGMELEVVTSGMVIGTLLSAPIVYVSAWLLTIPLMDPAPLVAELQNVSFDISVVCLPALVWTIAVMLLSGKFKRLPHLFALNLFLAQFLVCVSMILWKFLAREEDNVAGKMLAFALLYGSLYSTYLWTGLIPLCLALTSRDDLLRLRPAIFLILGWGVPFFMVGGLLLVGQRTDSIDSAFFYSKAQIISTAAVLAVSLALAAVSLMGLSQGDRREQRGYHVLSLAALPASSEEQLRTPAGVEDPLQQQQEQQQQQEQLAELSPSACSINSDLHTPPPLRCMPDMITSTQRNHGNSTGHGQQQQRSWSSSEHLPNLTAPERRQAADDKQTVRHVLLCLLLIVSLLANLSSCLWWLLNKDPGRLYLELQFFCAVANYGQGFLSFGIFGLDRHLIIVPFKRRLSALWRGRDADRNGPAGGAREEVRLTCTQFVRYHEEHCVQGLLHLRSASGESASASAGESLL, encoded by the exons ATGCGCCGCCTGAAGTGCGTTAACGGAGCTCATTTCCGAACCCTAGCTCCGCCGTTTGCCTCCGTCCACCACCGGGGTGTTCCTCTGCCTTCCACAGCAGCCCCGGCCGTCGCCATGGAGACAGCCGGCAGCTACGTGCTCATCCACGGGAGAAACCTCTCCCATAGCTCCCCGACGAGCCCCGGTGCTGCTGCTGCCGGGCCTCATATGTCCATCGACAAGCTGTTCCCAGCCCTGCTCGAGTGCTTCGGCATCATCCTGTGTGGATACATAGCTGGCAG GGCGGACGTGATCACGGAGAACCAGGCGAAGGGTCTGGGCAACTTTGTGTCCAAATTTGCTCTCCCGGCCCTACTGTTCAAAAACATGGTGCTGCTGGAGTTCGGCCACGTCGTCTGGTCCTTCCTATGGAGCGTCCTGGTCGCCAAG gtgGCTGTGTTCACGCTAGTGTGTGTGCTCACGCTAATGGTTGCCAGTCCGGAAAACAGGTACGGCAAAGCCGGCCTGTACGCCATCTTTGCCACGCAAAGCAACGACTTCGCCTTGGGCTATCCCATAG TGGATGCTTTGTATCGGAGCACGTACCCGGAGTACCTGCAGTACATCTACCTGGTGGCCCCCGTGTCGCTCATGCTGCTCAATCCCGTCGGCTTTGCTCTGTGCGAGGCGCAGAGGTGGAGGAGGCGGAACGACCACCGCGGGGAGCGAAGCACGGCCCGAGTGCCGGCGGTCGTCGCGCTACAG GTGTTCAAGAACCCGATCGTGTTCATGGTGGTCGTGGGCATCGCCTCGCACTTTGCGCTGGGCCAGAAAATTCCCGACGTACTGTCCCAGTTCATCGACGGCCTGGCCAACTCTTTCGGAGGGGCGGCTTTGTTCTACCTGGGCCTCACCATG GTTGGTCAGCTGAGGAAACTGACGCGAGACGCCGGCGTCGCGTTGATTCTCCTCATCACTGCCAAACT TCTGCTGATGCCGTTGTTCTGCAAGGACATGATGGACATTTTGGACGTGGGTGTCAACAGCACCAGCGCCAACCACACCAGCTTGTCCAACTTTGCCTTCCTCTACGGCGTCTTCCCGAGCGCGCCCAGCGTGGCCATCTACGCCGGCCACTACGGCatggagctggaggtg GTGACTTCGGGCATGGTCATCGGCACGCTCCTCTCGGCGCCCATCGTGTACGTCTCGGCCTGGCTGCTGACCATCCCGCTGATGGACCCGGCGCCTCTGGTGGCCGAGCTTCAGAACGTCAGCTTCGACATCAGCGTCGTCTGCCTGCCGGCGCTG GTTTGGACAATCGCTGTGATGCTGCTCAGCGGGAAGTTCAAGCGGCTTCCTCACCTCTTTGCCTTAAATCTCTTCCTGGCTCAG TTCCTGGTGTGCGTGAGCATGATCCTGTGGAAGTTCCTGGCCCGAGAAGAGGATAATGTGGCGGGCAAAATGCTGGCGTTCGCGCTGCTCTACGGCTCTCTGTACAGCACGTACCTTTGGACGG GTTTAATCCCGCTGTGCTTGGCTCTGACCAGCAGAGACGATCTGCTCAGGCTTCGGCCGGCCATTTTCCTGATTCTGGGTTGGGG GGTTCCTTTCTTTATGGTGGGAGGTCTTTTGTTAGTCGGCCAGAGGACCGACTCCATTGACTCTGCCTTCTTCTACAGCAAAGCTCAG ATTATCAGCACAGCGGCGGTGCTGGCAGTCAGCCTGGCGCTGGCTGCCGTTTCTCTGATGGGCCTCAGCCAGGGAGACCGGCGGGAGCAGAGGGGCTACCACGTCCTGAGCCTTGCGGCGCTACCCGCCTCCAGTGAGGAGCAGCTGAGGACCCCTGCCGGTGTGGAAGACccactacaacaacaacaagaacaacaacaacaacaagagcaGTTAGCGGAACTTTCACCTTCTGCGTGCAGTATTAACTCCG ACCTCCACACGCCTCCTCCGCTCCGGTGCATGCCGGATATGATCACCAGCACGCAGAGAAACCATGGTAACAGCACAG GCCacgggcagcagcagcagcggagtTGGTCCTCTTCAGAACACCTGCCGAATCTAACAGCACCTGAGCGCCGACAAGCCGCAGATGACAAGCAGACCGTCAGACACGTTCTGCTCTGTCTCCTGCTTATTGTCAGCCTCTTAGCG aACCTGTCGAGCTGCCTGTGGTGGTTGTTGAACAAAGACCCCGGCCGTCTGTACTTGGAGCTTCAGTTCTTCTGCGCCGTGGCTAACTACGGCCAAGGCTTCCTGTCCTTCGGGATCTTCGGCCTGGACCGCCACCTCATCATCGTGCCCTTCAAGAGGAG GTTGTCGGCGTTGTGGCGGGGACGAGATGCGGACCGTAACGGTCCGGCGGGAGGAGCTCGCGAGGAGGTCCGGCTCACCTGCACGCAGTTTGTGCGCTACCACGAAGAGCACTGCGTGCAAGGGCTGCTCCATCTGCGCAG TGCCTCAGGAGAGAGCGCGAGCGCTTCAGCCGGTGAATCGTTGCTGTGA
- the LOC133485662 gene encoding lysosomal cholesterol signaling protein-like isoform X3 encodes MRRLKCVNGAHFRTLAPPFASVHHRGVPLPSTAAPAVAMETAGSYVLIHGRNLSHSSPTSPGAAAAGPHMSIDKLFPALLECFGIILCGYIAGRADVITENQAKGLGNFVSKFALPALLFKNMVLLEFGHVVWSFLWSVLVAKVAVFTLVCVLTLMVASPENRYGKAGLYAIFATQSNDFALGYPIVDALYRSTYPEYLQYIYLVAPVSLMLLNPVGFALCEAQRWRRRNDHRGERSTARVPAVVALQVFKNPIVFMVVVGIASHFALGQKIPDVLSQFIDGLANSFGGAALFYLGLTMVGQLRKLTRDAGVALILLITAKLLLMPLFCKDMMDILDVGVNSTSANHTSLSNFAFLYGVFPSAPSVAIYAGHYGMELEVVTSGMVIGTLLSAPIVYVSAWLLTIPLMDPAPLVAELQNVSFDISVVCLPALVWTIAVMLLSGKFKRLPHLFALNLFLAQFLVCVSMILWKFLAREEDNVAGKMLAFALLYGSLYSTYLWTGLIPLCLALTSRDDLLRLRPAIFLILGWGVPFFMVGGLLLVGQRTDSIDSAFFYSKAQIISTAAVLAVSLALAAVSLMGLSQGDRREQRGYHVLSLAALPASSEEQLRTPAGVEDPLQQQQEQQQQQEQLAELSPSACSINSDLHTPPPLRCMPDMITSTQRNHGNSTGHGQQQQRSWSSSEHLPNLTAPERRQAADDKQTVRHVLLCLLLIVSLLAVVTGERLVLFLHRTCRAACGGC; translated from the exons ATGCGCCGCCTGAAGTGCGTTAACGGAGCTCATTTCCGAACCCTAGCTCCGCCGTTTGCCTCCGTCCACCACCGGGGTGTTCCTCTGCCTTCCACAGCAGCCCCGGCCGTCGCCATGGAGACAGCCGGCAGCTACGTGCTCATCCACGGGAGAAACCTCTCCCATAGCTCCCCGACGAGCCCCGGTGCTGCTGCTGCCGGGCCTCATATGTCCATCGACAAGCTGTTCCCAGCCCTGCTCGAGTGCTTCGGCATCATCCTGTGTGGATACATAGCTGGCAG GGCGGACGTGATCACGGAGAACCAGGCGAAGGGTCTGGGCAACTTTGTGTCCAAATTTGCTCTCCCGGCCCTACTGTTCAAAAACATGGTGCTGCTGGAGTTCGGCCACGTCGTCTGGTCCTTCCTATGGAGCGTCCTGGTCGCCAAG gtgGCTGTGTTCACGCTAGTGTGTGTGCTCACGCTAATGGTTGCCAGTCCGGAAAACAGGTACGGCAAAGCCGGCCTGTACGCCATCTTTGCCACGCAAAGCAACGACTTCGCCTTGGGCTATCCCATAG TGGATGCTTTGTATCGGAGCACGTACCCGGAGTACCTGCAGTACATCTACCTGGTGGCCCCCGTGTCGCTCATGCTGCTCAATCCCGTCGGCTTTGCTCTGTGCGAGGCGCAGAGGTGGAGGAGGCGGAACGACCACCGCGGGGAGCGAAGCACGGCCCGAGTGCCGGCGGTCGTCGCGCTACAG GTGTTCAAGAACCCGATCGTGTTCATGGTGGTCGTGGGCATCGCCTCGCACTTTGCGCTGGGCCAGAAAATTCCCGACGTACTGTCCCAGTTCATCGACGGCCTGGCCAACTCTTTCGGAGGGGCGGCTTTGTTCTACCTGGGCCTCACCATG GTTGGTCAGCTGAGGAAACTGACGCGAGACGCCGGCGTCGCGTTGATTCTCCTCATCACTGCCAAACT TCTGCTGATGCCGTTGTTCTGCAAGGACATGATGGACATTTTGGACGTGGGTGTCAACAGCACCAGCGCCAACCACACCAGCTTGTCCAACTTTGCCTTCCTCTACGGCGTCTTCCCGAGCGCGCCCAGCGTGGCCATCTACGCCGGCCACTACGGCatggagctggaggtg GTGACTTCGGGCATGGTCATCGGCACGCTCCTCTCGGCGCCCATCGTGTACGTCTCGGCCTGGCTGCTGACCATCCCGCTGATGGACCCGGCGCCTCTGGTGGCCGAGCTTCAGAACGTCAGCTTCGACATCAGCGTCGTCTGCCTGCCGGCGCTG GTTTGGACAATCGCTGTGATGCTGCTCAGCGGGAAGTTCAAGCGGCTTCCTCACCTCTTTGCCTTAAATCTCTTCCTGGCTCAG TTCCTGGTGTGCGTGAGCATGATCCTGTGGAAGTTCCTGGCCCGAGAAGAGGATAATGTGGCGGGCAAAATGCTGGCGTTCGCGCTGCTCTACGGCTCTCTGTACAGCACGTACCTTTGGACGG GTTTAATCCCGCTGTGCTTGGCTCTGACCAGCAGAGACGATCTGCTCAGGCTTCGGCCGGCCATTTTCCTGATTCTGGGTTGGGG GGTTCCTTTCTTTATGGTGGGAGGTCTTTTGTTAGTCGGCCAGAGGACCGACTCCATTGACTCTGCCTTCTTCTACAGCAAAGCTCAG ATTATCAGCACAGCGGCGGTGCTGGCAGTCAGCCTGGCGCTGGCTGCCGTTTCTCTGATGGGCCTCAGCCAGGGAGACCGGCGGGAGCAGAGGGGCTACCACGTCCTGAGCCTTGCGGCGCTACCCGCCTCCAGTGAGGAGCAGCTGAGGACCCCTGCCGGTGTGGAAGACccactacaacaacaacaagaacaacaacaacaacaagagcaGTTAGCGGAACTTTCACCTTCTGCGTGCAGTATTAACTCCG ACCTCCACACGCCTCCTCCGCTCCGGTGCATGCCGGATATGATCACCAGCACGCAGAGAAACCATGGTAACAGCACAG GCCacgggcagcagcagcagcggagtTGGTCCTCTTCAGAACACCTGCCGAATCTAACAGCACCTGAGCGCCGACAAGCCGCAGATGACAAGCAGACCGTCAGACACGTTCTGCTCTGTCTCCTGCTTATTGTCAGCCTCTTAGCG GTGGTGACCGGCGAgcgtcttgttttgtttttgcacagaACCTGTCGAGCTGCCTGTGGTGGTTGTTGA